CCCAGTCTGATACAAATCTGGTCTAGAGCTACCTTTTTCGCCATAAGGTACTTCTTTACCATCTTTAAAAGATTTTTGAGCATTATACTCAGGGAAATCCTTCTCTACATCAATTTCAGACTGTCTCCATGATGGTCTAGTACCCTTACCGCTCCCCTTCATCTCCACCTTAGCCATAGTAAGCAACCGATCTCTCAACCCTACACTATCCACCGTATTAAACGGCACAACCCCCATATTCGCACCAGCTAATTGGTGTTGGGGTGCATATGGAAATAGGTTCGGGATGGAGGTTTCTTTTAGTGCACCCTTTACTGTGCCTACTCCTGCTTTGGCTGCAGCTTTCGTTGTTGCCATTCCGGTCTTTGATACAGCACCTACCCCTTTGGTTCCTACTACGGACAATCCAATGGTTCCTAATGCATAGGCTATCCATTGTGCTCGTGACTTGGCATCTCCGTTGATCACATCTCGTTCAAACGAATCGCTGATTGCTTTCGAAAGATAATTGTAGGTTTCGATTGGGTGGGCGATTGCTTGGACTGTGCTCTCTACCGTTTTTACTGGATGAAGGACGGTATCAAATATCCCTTTCACAAAGTCTTTTCCCGCTTTGTAGAGGCCACTTTTGATACCTTGCGCTGTTTTCAATAGGGTGACGATTTGTTTCTGATCTTCATCTAGGTTTGCATCGCCGATTTCTTCCGCAATCTTCAAATATTCATCTATAGAAGATGCATTTAAAAGTTTCTTTTGCAATTTTTCGATATTTTTTGTGTCATCTCTAGAACAACTATTTTCCAACAGCAACTCATCAATCTTATACTTGCTTAACGTGCCGCTTGTATAATTTTCTAGATGTAACTTGCCACTTTTCGTATGCGATTTGATGCTATCTATGTAGTGTTGCATATTCGATACATCATTGGATAATTGTTCTAGTGTTTTAGTTTGATTGTAATCAAATTGATGGATTTTTTCTACTGTATCATGAATTTGTTTTTTGGCGTCATTGACTTCTTCGAGAAAGGATTCATCATTTAATTTTGGTGCTACAACAATATCTTGTACAGATAGAATCGTCTGATTTGCCTCGTCTGTTAGCGTAATTGTATGATTCGCAGTGTTTTGCAGACTGCTTTTTAACTCTTCTTTTAAAAATGATTCGACAATCCTACCATTACTAGCGGACTCTAGCGCATGTAATTCTTTACCCATGATTTTTAGTTTACTTTCGTAATCTTCTATAAAATCTTTGTAATAAGAGATAAATGGCAGATGTACTTCTTTATAATAAGCCCGTACCGCATCACCACTTTTTCCTTTAAAGACATCTCCTAGTCCGATTATCCCTTGTACTGCCGTTTCAACCTCTGCAATCTCTTTTTGTTTATCTTTTAATGATTTAAGCTTTTTCTCTATTCCATTCTGTAAGCCAGCAACATCTAATACCTTCGAAATTTCGATTCACCTCACTTAACATAAATTTCTCATTTCAACAGTTTATAATCTCCCAGCTTTTCATCCAATTCGATCATACTCTGAACAGCTTGTCGGCTCGCTTCTTCGTTTTGTATTAGTAGGGTTTTGTAGGATTCTAACACTTGTTCGAGCGCTTGATGGAGCCCTTTCCATTTCTGAACGAGCGTTAGTACGTTATCCTCGCCAACTGTAGAAGGAAACGAAGTATGAAGAGCATTCGTAGAGGATTTCATCTTCGAAAGGGCTTGTTCAATCTCACTGTGTTTGATTTTAATCTCCGTACTCATCCACTATCACCTCCTAAAACTTGTTATTTGCTTTTCTTCCTTTCAGCAGCAAGTTCTGCCTCAAGGCGTTTAATAATCTCTTTTATCGCAATTATTTCATCTTGTAAGCTTTTCATTTTGTCACCGAATACCGTATAAACAGAACTGAATTGTTGTCCATCTAACTCATGGTATTTAGTCAGCATCTGCTCGGTGCGAGTTTGATCAAACTTATTGGCCAACATCCCTTGCCAAGTGCTACTGGTAAGGGGAGGTTGAGTAATCTTTTTTTCATACTCGATAAATTCTTGTTGATGTGCTTGCAACTGACTATTACAAATCTGAAGCCTTTGAAGTTGATGTTCCTTTTCACGTAAAAGTGCATAGTAATAAGCTAAAGACATATGTTCATCACCTCTTCTATAAAAACAGAAGTCTCTTCGATTTCCTTAATCCCTATCCATGTCAATCCAGTGAACAGAATCAGCAAAATAGAATACAATTATGTTAATTATTAGAAATTATATCATGTAAAAAAACGTCTATTAAGATTATTTTTACCTATTTATTTAAACAGAAATATTGAAAATAGAGCTTAAATTTTATTAAAGTGGAACGAATAAAATAGAAATTTATGGATTCAAATTGTCATTCATAGATTCAAAAACTCAGAAAAACATATTTAAACACTTACAACAATTGAACGTTTAAATGCTTATCTAAATAAATCTCTTGTTTAATGGTGGCAACCTTAAACTTCTTCTCCTCGTACTAATGTGTTGAAATGTTTCAATCCGTACTTCCATGATTATCCCTCCTATCAAAAAAGAAAATCCTAAACCATTGTTGTGGTTTAGGATCCCTTATCTCCTAATTCAGGTAATGCTTCTGTTAAAACTGCAACAACTTCAGGAATCTTAACGCGCAGACACTCATCCTTATGCCTTACCAAATTTCTTCTACCCATTCAGGGTGATCGATGAACGGATTGCGGTTTCCTTGAATATGGTATATTTTTTCGTTTCGTTGTCTTTCCCATTCACTTACTGGATCTTGCTCATTCCACTGTAGTAAAATAGAAAGTTTTCCGTGGAAAGGAGTTGTTCCATTATTGACTTTATCATTCAATTCTAAGTCAACTTTGTCACCTTTTTCATAACGTGTTGCCATGTAAAAAAGGATTCTAGCTATATCGCCTTTTACTTCATCTGGCGGCTCAAAAGAATCAGAATCCCTTTTACACTTGGAACAATTGCTTACCGCGCTTCCGCCATTATCAAAATCTAAGTTACCTCTTGCACCATTTACCTGTACGTCACTTGGTCGCAAATGATGAATATCTGTACCAGGGCCATTACTCGTTCCAAAATTGCCATGTGATTTTGCCCAAGTATGCTCTCTATTCCAATCCCCAACATCGCCACCGGCTTTAACCTTTGGACGAGATTCACCAGTATAAAGAAGGATGACATTATTCGGATTTTTCGGATCTTCATCTGTTATTTTTAAAGCATCCCATACTTCACTGTACGAAAGCACCCGGTTATCATCTATGATATCGTGTAATGAAGCCTTTAATACTTGACCCTTTTTACCAATCGCATCACTATAGTAATCATCCGTTGCATGATCAGCAGTAACCGTTACGATAAAACTAGAGGTGGCAGATTTCTTTCCATCTGTAGCTGTGACTTTCACATTATGTGTACCTACAGGTAAATCCAAAGTTAGTTCTGAACTTTTAATAGTGCCTAATGTAGAACTAAATGTTAGTTCATCTCCGTCAGGATCTTGAAAAAAGTCTTTCAAATAAAAACTCAGTTTTTTTCCCACTGCTACAGTTTGATTATTAAAGCTTTTTTTGACTACGGGTGCACTATTCTCTGCTGGTGTGGAAGGTGGCGTAATTTTCTTACCTTCTGAATCTCTAAATTGAATTGTTTCAGGTTTTGCACCGTTTATATATTCGATATTTTTAAGCTTTTCAGCACCTCTAATTTCCCTCACATTTGATCCATCAATGATGACTTTTTCCAATGCAAGCCCTGAGAAGTTAATAATCGAACCCGTTTCTTTAGGCTTAATCGTAATTGCTGCACCTTCAAAGCCCTTACCTGTGAATCCTGCTCCTTTAAGCTCAGCATATTTCGAACTTGTAATGGTGATCCCTTTTGTAATCTTGCCACTCTCAAAATTTACTAAAATGCTTGGAGAAGAAAGTGTCAGATTTTTCGTTTTTAAGTTTGTGAAGTTGTACGTTTTTTCAGCTGTAATCGGTTCAGCATTACTTTCATCTGACTTTTCGGATAAATCTAGTTGTACCATTACTGGATCGTGGTCACTTGCACGGCCAGCCATATCAGTGAAATCTGCATTAATATGAAGAATATCAATTTTTGTTGATTTAGCTAAATTGTTAGATACTAAAATATGATCTAACACTTGCGAATTTCCTTGGAAGAGGTACGTATAGCGATCCGCTTTATCCACTTTATGAATCATATTCGTCATGTGTTTGCCTTCTAGGATTTTTAACGAATCCGTGAATTGGAAATCGTTATAGTCACCTACTGAGACAATATTGGCACTTGGGTTGTCTGTTTTAATTTTTTCTACAAAGTCTTTCACAACATTTGCAATCTTATGACGTTGCACTTCGCTTTCCAATTTAGGTGGCTGTGTTGAGCCGAATAATGGTGTATCACCTGATTTAGAGTTCCAGTGATTCGCAATGACAACAACACTCTTACCATTAAAATCAAATTGTGCAGCTAGTGGTTTTCGGCTATTATTGAATGCCGGATTTGTTGGATCAATTCGCCCTGGATTTAGTGTTAGCTTTCCATTCTTATATCCTACAGCTGTTGTAGCGTCACCACTTGGAATGCCTTGTGTGAGTTTTACTCGTTCTGGGTTATATAAGAATCCTACACGGATATTCGCATTCGGTGCACCACCGTCTGCATTATTAACTGGGTCGATATTAACGTAGTTATATTTTACGCCACCAGCTTTTTCTATTTCAGTCATTAATCGCTGATAACTCTGGTCTGCCGCAGTGCCCCCTGTAGAAGAGCCGTTATTATCTTGAACCTCTGTGACACCAATAATATCAGGATTTTTCATATCCGAAGCAAATGCTCGAGCCAGTTTGTGAGCCTTATCATCAGAAGTTTCTTTCGTATTATTAGAGAAGTTTTCAAGATTATAAGAAGCAACGGTTAATTTGTCATTTGCTTTTACGATTGTTGTTGTTTCTGGTTTTGAATCACCTTCAACATGTTTTGATTTCATCTCATTATAATCCGCATAGATTTTATAATTTTGGAAGCCATAATTGACTACCCCGGTAATAGGGCCCTTAAATTTATCGCCAGTGGCTACTTTAAAATCTCTCGCTTGCGTATTATCATAAAGTTTAAATTGAATTCTATCAGCATTTGCATTATCTGCTGTAAGTAAGACACCCCCATGAATAGTATCCGTTTGTCTGTCTTCTAGTACTGTAATCAGATCGCCATGTTCCTGAGGTGCTACAGCTTTCACAGTTCCTACTTGAACCCTCATACCTTCAAGAGATTCCCAGAAATCAATAGCATCTTCCTCTGGATCAAATTTAGCAAATCCATCGTTATCAATTACTTCAGACGGCAGACTATTGCGATCAATTACTATTGGTTCTGGAAGTGTTACATTGCTTTTCACAACACCCACTTTACCACCTTGGTCGTTTCGGGCATTAATCTGTGTAACAGATAGATCTGTATCATTTTTTGAATCATTATAACCATCAATTTGGTATTCATCTACTTTTCCATCAACACTTACAAGATCCCCAATTTTAACGTTTGCTACAGAGTTGCCCGTATAAACAATAATTCCTTCTGATGTTTTTGGATTGTTGTCCTTTTTATCATCAGGTGTTTGCATATGAAAATAGTTTCCGCTTCCTATTTTATAGACATATGTGACAATTCCTTCAATCCCTGAAACTTTCTCACCTCGTTTAGGCGATTGATGCGATGCTCCTTGAATATCGTGAATTTGGGTTCCTTGTTCTGGATCAAAAACAGTATATTCATACGAAGTAACCTGACTTTCTTTTAACCCTTCTTTTACAGCAAACGCTTTTAGTGTCATATTATTTTGAATAGCAATAGGCTTACCGTATACCTTACTAGATTTGGTAGGTTCTGTTCCATCTGTTGTGTAAAAAATAGTTGCACCTTCAGTTGTAGTCGTTAAAGTTACTTCAGTACCTTTTGCAACAGATCCTGCTTTAATTGATGACATGACAGACTGAACTACACTCTTATCTTCTATAATATCTGCTGTGGAACGTGGGATGATTTGATAGACATCATCGAATTGTTGAACAATCCCAGTAACCGATTCATAAGTTTTCCCAACGGATAAGTTTAATGTCTTCGTTTCATCACGTACCACAAATTGTGTTTTACCATCTGTAACCGTATAGTTAGCCCAAGTACTACTATCATCAACAGATAGGATCTTAATATTTTTTGCTGTTACTAGGCGAGATTCATTCTCTTCCGAAACTTCTGCACCTGAAACGACTTTAGGTGTTGGTGTACCTACATTTGGCTTCTTTTCAACAACTGTTGCCCCATCTAATTGCATTAATCCTCTGTAATCAGCTATTTTACCCGTTAAAGTGACTTGATCACCAACCGCTACATCTAAAGTAGATGGACGTACAGCTATCCCGCCCGTACCATCCTGAACAGAAATCGTATTTTTTAATTTTGCTGCAACTACTGCCTCGATCGTAACAGTTTCGCCTATTGGTAGAGCTCTTGCTTGTTCAATCGATTTGATGTCAACTGAGTTTCCTGGATCTACTGGAGATCCATCCATTGTATGTTGACCGAGGTTAGATGCATCATCCTTCGATAATTGTTCCCACTCATTAGTTGGATTGAATGGGTCGTCAATAATTGTATCACCTGCAGTAATATTGGATTTTCGTACTAATGTTACATCCGCCATGTTAGTGTCTGTCTGACCAACTTGTCCAATAGAATCAACGATGTTATCAGATTTTTTTAAAACTACAGGGTCATCACCATTAAAATTAATAACAGTAGAATTTGAAAAATTCCCCTTACTCTTTATCTCGCTATTAGCGCTATTATTATAAATCACATAAGTTTTTCCATCAGCTAAACTTCCTGATAGATTTAATGTTGCAGTTGCTGTAGTTTTTCCATTTGCGTATAGCTCTAACTTATACTGACTTAAATCAATAGTGGATCCAGTCCCATTATATAGTTCAATTGCTTTATTATTACCGCTCCCCTCAATGTACTCAGAAATAATCAGTTCTGAAGCATGTCCTGTTGCAGCAGCAGATGTTGGAATGGTTGGTGTTAAGATACTTGCTACTAGCAATGTCGATAAAAACGCGTTTAATGGCCTTTTCCATTTTCTTTTATTCATTTAAACTAGTTCCTTTCTTCATCAGAATTTGCTAAAAGAATTAAAGTGTTGCCTCTTCTACTTCAATACCTTCAAAAGAAATATTACTGCCATTACTGCCTTTAACACCCGAAACATCTAATTGACCGTTTACTTTAATATTAGAAAAGGTAATTTTAGATGCCGTTCCAGTTAATACTAAATTCCCATTAATAACGGCATTCTCTAGTTTAGAAAATCCAGTGATGTCTACTTTGATGTTTCCTTTAAAAACTTTTGCTTTATCAGAAGTACCGTTAAACTCTTTTGGTGAAACTACTTTTATGTCTCCTTCTCCGCCATTTGCTCCCCCGATTGCAAATGTAATATCAAATGTAATCTCCACTGTTACAGCTTTACCATCTTTTGTTACAGTTGCTTTCACTATTGAACCAGCTGTTGCAGAATCTACTGTTGCAAATTTTGAACTATTGTTAGAAAACTGTGCACTTCCAGATACTGTTGTGAATGTAACTTTATCCGCATCTATTAATGGTACTGATTGCACACCGTATTGATCAGTTGTTTTGAAATCTGCAGCTCTTAATAAATCAGCTAGACTATATGCTTTTGTTACTTTATCGATTACCTTAACTTTAGATGTAGGTTCTTTCGTACCACTTCTAAATACTTCTACTTTCGAAACTTTTGAAGGATCAATGGAGTAAGTTACAGGGACAGAAATTTTTTCACCTGTTTTAGTAATTGTAACAATACGGTTAACTGTCTTTTCCGTTGTATCTTTCCCGTTTTCCTTAAAGAAAGCAGCATTTAAAGTAGGAGTAGCCGTTATAGTGTATTCGCCTTTTGCTTTGTCTAAAGTAATCTTTTCCGCTTTTGTTGAAGCTAAAACTACAGGCTCGTCTGAAGTATATTTTGAATCTTTTGCTGCTGAAGCAAGGGTGTAACTACCTAAAACATAAACTGTAGGAACTCTGTTTGCAGTGTAAGTAACGATTAAACCTTCTTTGTATGATTTTAAAACTCCGTTTGCATCTTTTATTGGGCCGTTTGCTAAAGTAGCATTCAAGTAATATTTTCCTTCAAATAATGCAAGTCCTACGTTAAGAACACCATTTTTGTAGTATTTGCCTTCATAAAGACCTGTTGTTACTTTCTTAACACCTTTTACGTAGTAAGCACCTTTGTAAGTACCTGTAGCTTTTACACCTTTTTTATAGTAGTACCCTTTGTATAGACCTGTTGTTACTTTTTTTACACCTTTATAGTAGTAAGCGTCCTTGTAAATGCCTGTAGCTTTTACGCCGTTTTCAAAATAGTACTTTTTGTTGTAAAGGCCAGTAAGTTTTTTACCGTCTTTATAAAGCTTACCCTTGTAAGATTTATAACCTTTCACTGCTTTGTTAGTTTTTGCGTTTACAAGTATACCTTTGCTAGTCACGCTGTAAGTAATTTTTGCTGAAGCATCTACACCCGGAACACCCACTGCAATCGTTAATACGGAAGCACCAAGAACATATGCTGTTGCAGATTTAACAAATTTAAAATTTGTCACAACTAAAAGTCCTCCTTAATGGTTATTATTTCTATTTAGTTGATTTAAATTGGAAAAGATGAACATCCTAATTATTTACTATTAAAAACAATATTTCCACCTCCTTATCTATAAAAAAACTTAATATTTACAAATTTAATATTTTAAAAATATACCTTGATCATCCAGTAATAAAACCAACTGTTAGAATTTTTTTCTTTAAATAGACATGCTTGAAGGTAATCATTGTCTAGGTATTGTATGTTGCTTTTAGAATACTCATGAATCTCCCTCCTAACTAAAAAACTCTCATGCACGAATACATGAGGGTTAGAATTTAAGATCATAATATATATTTAAAAAGAGAATCCAATTGCTATGAATCTAAAAAAACTCCGATCTTCAGAAGAAGATAGGAGTCTTTGAATCAGTTCGTCCAATGTGGATAGAGGGATGTTTCAATTCGTCTTCTGTGACTGGTAACAAAACCTTATTTTAATATTTTCTTGATTCTGATTGAATACTTGCAGCAAAAGAATTTACTTCATATGGATTAATGATAACTTTTAACCCTTTTATAATCCAGAAAAGTTATAGATGGCTTCGCAAGTTTTTTTAGACAAATCATAAAATATACTTCATGGTATTTCTTCAAATATTCTAATATAAAAACACCTGATTTTCTTTTTACAATCAGGTATTTTACATTTATTTTAATAATTAGATCAAATTAGTATTAAGCTAATGTTATTTAAAATCTATCAACGGTCTACAAAAATAATCCATTTATACGATTTCTCCATACATGGAAAATATGGTATTTTATATAGGTATAAAATATTAATACTAAGGAGTTGGATTTAGTGAAAAGAGTTATTCAGTATTGTTCTCTTGTTTTGCTGTTCACTTTATGTGCAGTTGGTTTTAATATATCTCACGCACGTGCAGCTGCAGGAAACCTTGCATTTAACACATGGAAAACCGAATTTATCAAAACCGTTCAGGGCGAAACGTATACACTTAATATTCCTAAAGACGGTGTCGTTACATTAGAAATGAAAAATAATCTTAATGCAAAATGGGATATGGTGCTAACAAACAAGAACCAAAAAGAATTACTAACAATGACTTCGACAACATATATCTTAAATGGCAATTCAACGAAGAAAGAAATTGGCATTCCTAAAGGAACTTATACTTTACAAATCAAAGGTAACTGGGGCAACTTTGATACAACAGCTAGCCTTTTCCAAGTAAAATACAGTGCTCGCTCAGATTTTGAAAAAGAAGATAATACATTACTTCAAGATGCGAATGCTATTTCACTTAACAAAGCATATTACGGAAATATCAGTTCAAGCAATGACCAAGATAGCTATAAATTCACAGTAAGAGCTAACAGTAACATTACTTTAAATTTAAGCAATCATAAAGATGTACAATGGGACGCTGTGATCTATGATGCCAGTGAAAGAGAATATCTACGATTGAGAAGTAAAGATGCAAATTCAGGGAAAGTAACAAAAAATGTAGGATTATCACGTGGTACTTATTATGTAGTTGTTCGACAAATGGATTCACCTAAATACGCTAATGAACGATACAACTTTAAAGTTTCTACGAATACAAACCAAAACGTTGAACAAGAAAATAACGACTCCATGTCTAGTGCAACAGTCATTCCATTCGCTACTAATTATACAGGAATCATCTCAACAACAAGTGATTTTGACTATTATCGTGCAGAGATCAAAAAGAATAATACGTACACAGTATTTTCACTTCGTAATAAGGCTAATACTTCTTGGTTAGTAACCATTTATAACGAAATGGGCGGAGAAGTTGGTAAATTTACTACCAAAAATACAAATTCAGGATCATCTTCATTCTCGACTTACTTACCGCAAGGGTTGTACTACGTTCGTGTGACAGATAATTCAAACACAGTGAATAAACCATATACAATCAATGTTTACACAAAAACTAAATCTGCTGCTCCTTCCACAAAAAATATTTCAGTAACAAACAAAAAAGGTGCCAAAGATACAGTTACCGTAAAAAAAGTAAGTAAACAAATTGTGGTTCGTATCTATAACTCAAAAGGTAAATTGTTAAAGAAATCCACTGCTACTTCTACTACAGTGAAAGTAAGTAAATTAAACCTTGGCAAAAAAGCTGGTACAATTTACGTAACAATCCAAAAATCAGGTCAATTAGAAAGTTCTAAAACAAAAGTGAATTTTAAAAAGGAAAAATAACAATCAAATTACCAAACTTTATAAAAACCCTTGCATTTCGACAAATGCAAGGGTTTTTAACATCAATCCACCTACCATAACCCATAAACTAAATCCTCTTAAATCATTTGAATATTTTCGCTCAAAATTATGGTAAATTAAACCTATATAGTTGATAATTAGAATAGAAGTGATGGACAAAATTGATAATCACATATAAAAAAGGAGGATATTATTCGTGTTACAGTATAAACTTGCTAAAACCGCAACTGCTCTAGTACTTGGAGCTTCAGTTCTAACAACTTCAGTAGTCCATTCAGGTGCAGAGGCTTCTGCAAAAACCACTTACAAAGTGACTAAAAATGGCATTCTCGTAAATGCAAAAACAAATAAATTCATTAAAGGGTACAAGTCTTTTAATGGTGTACTATTTAAAGACGGTAAATCTTTTACTGGTATTTACAACAAACGCTACTACAAAATCGGTGTGAAAGCTACTGGTACTTACAAAGGGGCTTACTACGTAAAAGGTGTTAAAAAAGTAACCACAGGTACTTACGCTGGTGCTTATTATGTGAAGGGAATCAAAAAAGTCGCAACAGGTACTTATGCCGGTGCTTACTATGTGAAGGGGATCAAAAAAGTAACCACTGGTACTTATGAAAATGCATACTATGTAAAAGGTAAAAAAGTGGTTGATACGGGTCTTTATAAAGACAAATTTTATAAAGATGGCGTACTCAATGTAGGACTAGCACTATTCAATGAAAAATACTATTTTGATGCGGATCTAGCAAATGATACATACCTAGATAACGGGGTTGAAAAAGCATTTGAAGGTGGACTTGTTGTTGGCCCTAAAGTAAAGTCTTTGGAAACCGTAAACGCAAAACAAATTAAAATTACTTTCAATCGTTCAATAGATGCATCAACGATTATCGGGGAAGCAAATAGGTTGAAAAATATAACAGTGACAAAAGTGGGTTCCTCTACTCTAACGGATTTAACAGCTGAAGTATCAGCAGATAAAAAATCAGTAATCATCACAGCTAGTTCTGGTACGATTTTCTCTGGTTCCTACGCGGTAGAAGTAACAGATCAAGTAGAAACAACGACTAAAGAAAAATTCGCAGCCAACACTCAAATTGTAAGAGTCGATGATAAAACGGCTCCAACCTATGTGGATTTTACAAAACAAAATGCTTCTACCTTTGTTTTTAATTTTTCTGAACCCATCAATGATTTAGGATTAATCGTATTAAAATATACAGATGGTTCTTCTATTCAAGTACCAGCGGATAATATCACAATTGAAGGTTCTTCTATTAAAATTGTATTACCTTCCACTGTGACAGCTGGCAAAGATATTAAAGTAGCATTCACGGGTTTAACGGACTATGCTACCAATATCCTTGAAACACCATTCTCTGTCACCATTCAAAAAGGTGAAAAAGATGGTGTAGCACCAGGGGTTACTAGTGTAACACCTATAAATGCCAAAAAATTCACCATCAAATTCTCTGAAGGGGTTCAAGAGTTTGACAAAACAGACCTAGCTATTTCTGGTTCGAACGCTTCCATCAAAACAATCACTCAAGATAAAACAGATAAAACAAAATACATGGTAGAGTTAAATTCTGCAGTATCAGGCTTAGTGAATGTATCAATAGCTGACAAATCATACACGGATCTATCTGGGGAAGCTGGGAAAGCATTCAATCAAATCATCAATTTTGTAGCTGATACTGTCAAACCAACTGTAACTGCTTCACTTTCTATGGATAAAGACGACAAACAAGTATTAACCCTTACAACCAGTGAAGATACAACACTAGTTGCTTCAGGTACAATCATTCTACCAGCAAAAGCTGTTAAAAACTATGTGACAGCTACAGGCAATATAAAGTTTGAAGCTGCAGATTTAACACCGGTACCAGGGTCTTCAACTCAATACACAATTGCATTATCTAAACTAAAGTTTGAAGATAAAGCACTCGAAAAAGATACTACTTACACAGTAGACTTAATCGCAAATGTATTTGCCGACGTAGCAGATAACCAAAATACTGCCAAAAAATCTGCATTCTCATTCACACGCGGTGAAGACAAAGATAATGCAAAACCAGTCATAACGGACAAACAAGTGACTGTTGTGGACAATGATACATTTACAGTGGACTTCGGTACGGATGTAGCTATGGACAATTCAACAATAGTCCATAAAGATAACTACTACGTAGCAGGTGCGATCGTTGACTCTGTCACTTTAAATGCAAATGGTGTAGCTACAGTAAAACTTGTCTCTGGTTCAAACAACTATTCTGGAAACCGTACTGTAAAAATTAAAGGCATCAAAGCACTAAACGGTAACACGATGGATGATTTTGTGACAACTAAATCATTCAACGAAAATGTAAAACCAACAATTTCTTCAGCAAAAGTTTCTAAAATTGTAAAAGCAACACCAGCCGATTCCAATAACCCTGCAAACCCAGGCTCAACAACTGTGATTGTGACATTCAGTGAAGCCGTAAA
This window of the Rummeliibacillus pycnus genome carries:
- a CDS encoding T9SS type A sorting domain-containing protein, translating into MKRVIQYCSLVLLFTLCAVGFNISHARAAAGNLAFNTWKTEFIKTVQGETYTLNIPKDGVVTLEMKNNLNAKWDMVLTNKNQKELLTMTSTTYILNGNSTKKEIGIPKGTYTLQIKGNWGNFDTTASLFQVKYSARSDFEKEDNTLLQDANAISLNKAYYGNISSSNDQDSYKFTVRANSNITLNLSNHKDVQWDAVIYDASEREYLRLRSKDANSGKVTKNVGLSRGTYYVVVRQMDSPKYANERYNFKVSTNTNQNVEQENNDSMSSATVIPFATNYTGIISTTSDFDYYRAEIKKNNTYTVFSLRNKANTSWLVTIYNEMGGEVGKFTTKNTNSGSSSFSTYLPQGLYYVRVTDNSNTVNKPYTINVYTKTKSAAPSTKNISVTNKKGAKDTVTVKKVSKQIVVRIYNSKGKLLKKSTATSTTVKVSKLNLGKKAGTIYVTIQKSGQLESSKTKVNFKKEK